The proteins below come from a single Effusibacillus pohliae DSM 22757 genomic window:
- a CDS encoding Mpo1-like protein: MQEKLSFLERYKQDHQHPVNKLTHAIGIPLIVVSLPLFFWNWQWALALFVIGWIFQFVGHYFEGNPPSFLKNPIFLLVGPWWIVKRFWGFVTGKPLK; the protein is encoded by the coding sequence GTGCAAGAAAAACTGTCTTTCCTGGAGCGCTACAAACAGGATCATCAGCATCCGGTGAACAAGCTGACACACGCAATCGGCATCCCGCTGATCGTCGTCTCGCTGCCGCTGTTTTTCTGGAACTGGCAGTGGGCGCTCGCACTGTTTGTCATCGGCTGGATCTTCCAGTTTGTCGGCCATTACTTTGAAGGCAATCCGCCGTCATTCCTGAAAAATCCCATTTTTCTGCTGGTCGGCCCGTGGTGGATCGTCAAACGGTTCTGGGGATTTGTGACCGGGAAACCTTTAAAGTGA